The proteins below are encoded in one region of Penicillium psychrofluorescens genome assembly, chromosome: 4:
- a CDS encoding uncharacterized protein (ID:PFLUO_005877-T1.cds;~source:funannotate) produces MLQAKRVILRLSEADLNKDDIYEPVRLYLEKYGHSPDELATDRHFIHVQPPNPHILQKDPKIHIVIDLEKKNFSGPLDSNFPHDVHRIRRQDSEMVIFAYRESPWLENFKRQIRHFTDELYPWGMTTKDSRMRGNS; encoded by the exons ATGCTTCAAGCAAAGCGAGTTATTTTGCGTCTATCAGAAGCGGACCTTAATAAGGACGATATCTATGAACCAGTTCGGTTATACCTCGAAAAATACGGACACTCCCCAGATGAGCTAGCAACCGACCGTCATTTCATCCATGTTCAGCCACCCAACCCTCATATCTTGCAAAAAGATCCCAAAATCCATATTGTCATCGATCTTGAGAAAAAGAATTTCTCTGGACCTCTTGATAGCAACTTTCCACATGACGTTCACCGCATCCGTCGCCAAGATAGTGAAAT GGTGATCTTTGCTTATCGAGAAAGCCCCTGGTTGGAAAATTTCAAGCGACAAATTCGTCATTTTACAGATGAGCTATATCCCTGGGGCATGACCACAAAGGATAGCCGTATGCGTGGTAACTCGTGA
- a CDS encoding uncharacterized protein (ID:PFLUO_005878-T1.cds;~source:funannotate) produces the protein MEFRSTCVMKEQVFRTIDGHPLKETALRLMLKDFGTNELTQEWPDLSQEITISSEQLCDYLQEAEARQAAYVRRVGSINNVRPGALKRRRTETPPDNTSSEDVSKYEAVERDSKRGRIDDNDYSPSSSLTHSDS, from the exons ATGGAGTTTCGATCGACCTGTGTGATGAAGGAACAG GTTTTCCGAACAATCGACGGCCATCCATTGAAGGAAACCGCGCTACGACTCATGCTTAAAGACTTCGGCACCAACGAGTTGACGCAGGAATGGCCGGATCTCAGCCAGGAAATTACGATCTCGTCGGAACAGCTGTGTGATTATCTACAGGAAGCCGAAGCAAGGCAAGCGGCCTATGTGCGACGTGTTGGCTCTATCAACAATGTTCGGCCTGGTGCATTGAAGCGTCGAAGAACCGAGACTCCCCCAGACAACACCAGTTCCGAAGATGTGTCGAAATATGAAGCGGTGGAGAGAGACAGCAAGCGTGGCCGCATTGATGATAATGATTATAGCCCGAGTTCTTCGTTGACGCACTCAGATAGTTAA